The following are from one region of the Leptospira selangorensis genome:
- a CDS encoding flagellar hook-associated protein 3: MRITNMMQNNSLVRTLNRHQLSLDETQNQLGTGQRIRTPSDDPGRATNQMFFRSRMNELDTFQANIDDGFGRLQQIDGELDRIGNLFQRARVLAVQASNGIYQGDKGFELEVAVGKEIDELLRALVDIANTRDATGRPLFGGHVIERPPFEPIESKIKGLQGLELKNQYIGVEYRGDIGEQIREIEKGEYIPVTIPGNKVFWGTNMSVTSRVDNSGYVAVSDQKFKIDGVEVQVSAGDTIDDIIDKINNSPIEAKANKLAQDNISLSSTAPHQIWLEDVDGGTVLRDIGLIDAGNSEPPNNYSKSATVTGLSVFDVLIQFRNDLIQKDQERISGRDIQDLDLALENVLRYRSIVGARMNRMEEHSQRVSFDKSYMTELLAKNEGIDFPETIMNLKWLETIHQYALNVGSKVIKSTLMDFLR, encoded by the coding sequence ATGCGGATCACTAACATGATGCAAAATAACAGTCTGGTGAGGACGTTGAATCGTCACCAGTTGTCTTTGGACGAAACCCAAAACCAATTGGGTACTGGACAAAGAATTAGAACTCCTTCCGATGATCCTGGAAGAGCGACTAACCAAATGTTCTTCCGATCCAGGATGAACGAGTTGGATACTTTCCAAGCAAACATTGACGATGGCTTCGGAAGATTACAACAGATTGACGGAGAATTGGATAGAATAGGTAACCTATTCCAAAGAGCAAGAGTTCTTGCAGTCCAAGCTTCCAATGGTATTTACCAAGGTGATAAAGGTTTCGAATTAGAAGTCGCTGTCGGTAAAGAGATAGATGAATTACTAAGAGCGTTAGTCGATATTGCGAACACGAGAGATGCTACAGGAAGACCTCTTTTCGGTGGACATGTGATCGAAAGACCTCCTTTTGAACCGATTGAATCCAAAATTAAAGGACTCCAAGGATTGGAATTAAAGAACCAATACATCGGAGTAGAATACAGAGGAGATATCGGCGAGCAGATCAGAGAGATCGAAAAGGGAGAATATATCCCTGTTACTATTCCCGGAAACAAAGTGTTCTGGGGAACGAACATGAGCGTTACCAGTCGTGTGGATAACTCAGGTTACGTTGCGGTTTCCGATCAAAAGTTCAAGATAGACGGAGTAGAAGTTCAGGTTTCTGCCGGTGATACCATCGATGATATCATAGACAAGATCAATAACTCTCCGATCGAAGCTAAGGCAAATAAACTTGCCCAAGATAATATCAGTCTTAGTTCTACTGCTCCTCATCAGATCTGGTTGGAGGATGTGGATGGTGGAACAGTATTAAGAGATATCGGTTTGATCGATGCAGGCAATTCCGAACCTCCTAATAATTACAGCAAGTCTGCAACTGTTACCGGGCTTTCCGTATTCGATGTATTGATCCAGTTCAGGAACGATTTGATCCAGAAAGACCAAGAAAGAATTTCAGGTCGTGATATCCAGGACTTGGATCTTGCATTAGAAAATGTTCTTCGTTATAGATCCATAGTAGGTGCGAGGATGAATCGTATGGAGGAACATTCTCAAAGAGTTTCCTTCGATAAATCTTATATGACCGAACTGCTAGCTAAAAACGAAGGAATCGATTTCCCAGAAACTATCATGAACTTGAAGTGGCTGGAAACGATACATCAATATGCGCTTAACGTAGGATCCAAGGTAATTAAATCTACCTTGATGGATTTTCTAAGATAA
- the fliW gene encoding flagellar assembly protein FliW codes for MLEIHSKPFGKIKVSERQLIKFPEGLLGFGGYKSFALIEEDEESVFKWLQSIDEVDLAFVVIPPSLFKKEYKPVLSQEELSQIGLQDVSEALTLVIVTIPNDDPASMTANLQGPILINKTDLTGRQFVSRNEIHSVRERILESATVEMS; via the coding sequence ATGTTAGAGATCCACAGCAAACCTTTCGGAAAAATAAAAGTTTCGGAGCGACAACTTATCAAATTTCCGGAAGGACTTCTAGGTTTCGGGGGATATAAAAGTTTTGCCCTAATCGAAGAAGATGAAGAGTCAGTATTCAAATGGCTGCAGTCCATCGACGAAGTGGACCTTGCTTTTGTAGTAATTCCACCTTCTCTATTTAAAAAAGAATATAAACCCGTTTTGAGCCAGGAAGAACTGTCTCAAATCGGGTTGCAGGATGTTTCGGAAGCTTTGACCTTAGTCATTGTGACGATTCCGAACGACGATCCGGCTTCTATGACAGCAAATCTACAGGGCCCTATTTTAATTAATAAGACTGATTTGACCGGTCGCCAATTCGTATCACGTAACGAGATCCATTCTGTTCGTGAAAGA